The Nostoc sp. 'Peltigera membranacea cyanobiont' N6 genome contains the following window.
TCCAGTATCTACATAATTAGTATTGGCAGCTTTTGTAGAGTTATCACCTGCGGTTTGAGAGGGTACAATTACTGAACCAGTAAGTGTTGGAGAAGCTAAAGTGGCATAGCTTGCTAAGTTAGACTTAACATAAGCAGTAGTAGCAATTTGAGTTGTGTTAGTAGAAGTTGTTGCTGTTGGAGCTAAAGGAGTACCAGTAAAAGTTGGGCTAGCTAAAGGAGCTTTTAGAGCTAAAGAAGTATTTGTGGTAGTAACGTTATCTGCTAAACCTGCTGCAACAAAATTAGTATTAGCTGCTTTTGTTGAAGCATCCCCTAATGCTTGATTTGGTACAATTACGTCCCCTGAAAAGATGGGGCTAATCAGGTTTGCTTTTAAGGCAACATTAGATTTAACATCTTCAACTTGGTCATAAACTGCATCCTGAGAAGCAGATTTACCTGAACCATTCCAAGCAGAACTATAAGGGGTATCGTCAGCTAAAATTAATGAACCATTAGGTTCAACTGGTATAACCATCCAGCTAGTTGTATTAGTTGGTACTACCCCTGTAATTGGGTTTAGGTCTTTGGAGATGTAAGTTCTGTTCAGGTAAGTTACTAAATCTCTGAACTTGTAGGTAGTAGTGGGGCTATAAGCACCTTGAGGAAATGGCCCACCAATACTTTGGGCAAGCGCTGGAGTAGTTGCAATAATTCTGGCAACTCTCAAAGCACCAGCATCCATTACATCATTTACAAGACCAGTAGGTGTTAGTGATGCAAATTGAACTGGGCTAACATTAGGAACTATTGCATTAAAATTAATTAACGCTGGCTCAATTAATGATCCATCAGTATTAGTTTTAAAGAATTGAAAGTTGTAAGTAATTCTTGAAGTTTCAGATTGTGGCAGGGTTATATCAATGGCACCTGCTGTTATACTAAACGTATATGATTGAGGTAGATAGATTGTATCTGGAGAAGTAGCATCATCAATTAAGGTACCAGCTAATACAACAATAAGTTTACCTGTAATACTATTTCCAGCAGAATCTTTTAGTGTTCCTACTATTTGAGTCATTTATTTATATTATTTAAAATTCAGTAATATAATCGTCATTAAATATAATTTCAGTGCTGCACCAACAAGGGCCATATAAGGAATTAAGCTTTTGAGTTAACTTAAATTTATCCCCATATTTATATGCGTTAGGTAGGTAAATAATATATTCCCAAGCACTAGTACCTAATGCATCTCCTGTGGTGGAGGTTCCTAAGATAAAGTCACCTCTGGAAGTTATTAAGTGTCGTATATCAAAACAATCTAATACTAGACTTAATACCTCTCTAGACCCCTTATTAGGCCAAATTTTAGTATATGAATTAGATATCAATAATCTTTTAGTTTGGGTTGCCCAGGTCTTATCCCAGTAATCTCCTGTGAAACCAGTTAAAGGTGCCAAGAAATCTAACCATTCAATGTCGCATAATAGGGGATCTAGCTGCCTAGATAAGTCATCAACTTTTACTTTGGTTTCTAATAGTAATTCATCAAAATAACCTGTGATCCATTCAGTAGCTTCAGTAGTCTGGTAGCACTCAGGTAATCTACTATATATAGGTTTATTAGTAGCCCAGGATTCAGAAGTTTGCATTATATAAATCCCCCAGAGAGAGAGAAATCTTCACCTTCCCCCCTCAAAGCTTCATACACTATGCCATCCTGATCTACTAATTGCATGAATAGAGAATAAGGGTAAGGCAGAGTATAATCATTTGGTATAGGGATATTTGAAGGAGTTCCATTTATGCTGAGGGTTCCTCCATCTATAATTACACCTGTGTTCCTTAGAACGTAACCAACTTCAAAAAATAATATGTCTTTACTTAATGGGTAATAACTAGGATTTAAATAATCTTGGTATGCTTCCCATAAAATATCAAAGGCTTCTTCTGGGTCTACACCAGGAGATAAATTATATTGTAATTCTGCAATAATAGGTAATAACTCAATAGGACTAATATAAAGGCTAGTGCCTAATTGAATCCTATTTGCTAATTGAGATTTAACGTCAGTAATTTGAGCATCATTTGCAGGTTCACCATTAGAATTTAAAAGAAATAAATGAACTGCTCCTAATTCTCTGGTAGTCTTATCTCCACCAAGTAAACCTATAGCTTTACAGACTGAACCTTCCCCTAATAAGATTTCAGCAGCCTGTTCATAATCATCAGCAGAAACTAAGTTTCTAAGTCTAATTTGAGTAAGTGCCCTGTTAATAGCAGAAGCCTCACTTTCTAAATCTGAGCCACCTGAAGCAGCTTCAATATTAGTAACACCAGCAAGGTAAGTTAATGGTTGAGTTATTCCAGTAATAGAGTATGATGAGATATTGTACTCAGAACCTACTTCCTCAGCAGTAACAGTAACTGAACCTGAAATTAATCCAGCAGGAATTACTAAAGGTGCATCAGTGAAGAATGAAAGTTTACCATTAGTATCAACTACTTCAAATCCTTCAGGAATTGTAAATATGACACTTTGAGGAGAGCTAATACTAAAAGTTAATGTGGTTTTAGCTTTGGTTCCACTACTACGTGTAACCCCAGAAATCTTAAGAAAGTCAATTACTAAAGCTAAAGGTAATTGGTTTACATAATATAAGAATTCAGCTCCAGCAAAGGCTTGCCCTTGTATTAAAGCTGCAATAGGGGAATTCTCTGTGAAATCATTTAATAAGCCCCCAGAGGCGTTGTAGACTTTTAACTTAGCTTGTTCTACAATATCTATCTCATTACGTGGGTCAAGTACAATTGAATTTAATATAATATCTGCCATAATTTAAATAGTTATTTTTATAGGATTTTGTTCAAGTTCTCCATACGACCAATACACTAAAATTACAGCTTCACCTTGGTCATTGATTGA
Protein-coding sequences here:
- a CDS encoding phage tail protein, translating into MQTSESWATNKPIYSRLPECYQTTEATEWITGYFDELLLETKVKVDDLSRQLDPLLCDIEWLDFLAPLTGFTGDYWDKTWATQTKRLLISNSYTKIWPNKGSREVLSLVLDCFDIRHLITSRGDFILGTSTTGDALGTSAWEYIIYLPNAYKYGDKFKLTQKLNSLYGPCWCSTEIIFNDDYITEF
- a CDS encoding baseplate J/gp47 family protein, whose amino-acid sequence is MADIILNSIVLDPRNEIDIVEQAKLKVYNASGGLLNDFTENSPIAALIQGQAFAGAEFLYYVNQLPLALVIDFLKISGVTRSSGTKAKTTLTFSISSPQSVIFTIPEGFEVVDTNGKLSFFTDAPLVIPAGLISGSVTVTAEEVGSEYNISSYSITGITQPLTYLAGVTNIEAASGGSDLESEASAINRALTQIRLRNLVSADDYEQAAEILLGEGSVCKAIGLLGGDKTTRELGAVHLFLLNSNGEPANDAQITDVKSQLANRIQLGTSLYISPIELLPIIAELQYNLSPGVDPEEAFDILWEAYQDYLNPSYYPLSKDILFFEVGYVLRNTGVIIDGGTLSINGTPSNIPIPNDYTLPYPYSLFMQLVDQDGIVYEALRGEGEDFSLSGGFI